Proteins encoded together in one Cervus canadensis isolate Bull #8, Minnesota chromosome 7, ASM1932006v1, whole genome shotgun sequence window:
- the LOC122445460 gene encoding carbonyl reductase [NADPH] 1, producing the protein MSSSTRVALVTGANKGIGLAIVRDLCRQFKGDVVLTARDEARGRAAVQQLQAEGLSPRFHQLDIDDLQSIRALRDFLRKEYGGLDVLVNNAGIAFKTADTTPFHIQAEVTMKTNFFGTRDVCTELLPLMKPHGRVVNVSSFVSVNSLKKCSPELQQKFRSETITEEELVGLMNKFVEDTKSGVHRKEGWPDTAYGVTKIGVTVLSRIHARKLSEQRGGDKILLNACCPGWVRTDMAGPKAPKSPEEGAETPMYLALLPLDAEGPHGEFVSEKKVVQW; encoded by the exons ATGTCGTCCTCCACCCGCGTGGCCCTGGTCACCGGGGCCAACAAGGGCATCGGCCTCGCCATCGTGCGTGACCTGTGCCGGCAGTTCAAGGGGGACGTGGTGCTCACCGCACGGGACGAGGCGCGGGGTCGGGCGGCCGTGCAGCAGCTACAGGCGGAGGGCCTGAGCCCCCGTTTCCACCAGCTGGACATCGACGACCTGCAGAGCATCCGCGCCCTACGCGACTTCCTGCGCAAGGAGTACGGGGGGCTCGACGTGCTGGTCAACAACGCGGGCATCGCCTTCAAGA CTGCTGATACCACACCATTTCACATTCAAGCAGAGGTGACTATGAAAACAAACTTCTTTGGCACCAGAGATGTGTGCACAGAGCTCCTGCCTCTAATGAAACCCCACG gcAGAGTGGTGAATGTATCCAGCTTTGTCAGTGTCAACTCACTAAAGAAATGCAGCCCTGAACTGCAGCAGAAGTTTCGAAGTGAGACCATCACAGAGGAAGAGCTGGTGGGGCTCATGAACAAGTTTGTGGAAGACACAAAGAGCGGGGTGCACAGGAAGGAGGGCTGGCCCGATACCGCATATGGAGTGACGAAAATCGGCGTCACAGTCCTGTCCAGAATCCATGCCAGGAAACTGAgtgagcagagaggaggggaCAAGATCCTCCTGAATGCCTGCTGCCCAGGGTGGGTGAGAACTGACATGGCAGGACCCAAAGCCCCCAAAAGCCCAGAAGAAGGAGCAGAGACCCCCATGTACTTGGCCCTTTTGCCCTTGGATGCAGAGGGGCCTCATGGAGAGTTTGTTTCCGAGAAAAAAGTGGTGCAATGGTGA
- the LOC122445461 gene encoding carbonyl reductase [NADPH] 1-like, with amino-acid sequence MSSTRVALVTGANKGLGFAITRDLCRRFPGDVVLTARDEARGLAAVQQLQAEGLSPRFHQLDITDLQSIRAVRDFLHKEYGGLDVLVNNAGIAFQFGDPTPIAIQAEVTMKTNFLGTRDVCTELLPLIKSQGRVVNVSSGWGFKALESCSPELQQKLRSETITEEELVGLMNKFVEDTKNGVQRKEGWPDDNIYGVTKIGVTALSRIQARKLSEQRGGDKILLNACCPGWVRTDMGGPNARKSIEEGIETPMYLALLPSDAEGPHGQVVHEKKVAKWQYMPQFFA; translated from the exons ATGTCCTCCACCCGCGTGGCGCTGGTCACCGGGGCCAACAAGGGCCTCGGTTTTGCCATCACGCGTGACCTGTGTCGGCGGTTCCCGGGCGACGTGGTGCTCACGGCGCGGGACGAGGCGCGGGGTCTGGCGGCCGTGCAGCAGCTGCAGGCGGAGGGCCTGAGCCCCCGTTTCCACCAGCTGGACATCACTGACCTGCAGAGCATCCGCGCCGTGCGCGACTTCCTGCACAAGGAGTACGGGGGGCTCGACGTGCTGGTCAACAACGCGGGCATCGCCTTCCAGT TTGGTGATCCCACACCGATTGCAATTCAGGCAGAAGTGACCATGAAAACAAACTTCCTTGGTACCCGAGATGTGTGCACAGAGCTCCTGCCTCTGATAAAAAGCCAAG GCAGAGTGGTGAATGTGTCTAGCGGATGGGGCTTCAAAGCTCTTGAAAGCTGCAGCCCTGAACTGCAGCAGAAATTGAGAAGTGAGACCATCACGGAGGAGGAGCTGGTGGGGCTCATGAACAAGTTTGTGGAAGACACAAAGAACGGGGTGCAGAGGAAGGAGGGCTGGCCGGATGATAATATATATGGAGTGACGAAAATCGGCGTCACGGCCCTGTCCAGAATCCAAGCCAGGAAGCTGAgtgagcagagaggaggagacaAGATCCTCCTGAATGCCTGCTGCCCAGGGTGGGTGAGAACCGACATGGGGGGACCCAACGCCCGCAAAAGCATAGAAGAAGGAATAGAGACCCCCATGTACTTGGCCCTTCTGCCCTCAGATGCCGAGGGGCCTCATGGACAGGTTGTCCATGAGAAAAAAGTTGCAAAATGGCAATACATGCCGCAGTTCTTCGCATAG